In Candidatus Micrarchaeia archaeon, one DNA window encodes the following:
- a CDS encoding D-aminoacyl-tRNA deacylase, which translates to MPMILFSSNVPASANIASWLPGLGFERTDENKWIFEKTTLLDTKVQKILDVPTDSKTDYFIVLSPHRSEANLQSLTVHIPGNWDSAEFGGNPRTLNTSFPSLQKALLAKMHGKNKEYGLGFNVNYEVDHHGPTIGTPILFVEIGSSETEWKNPLAGKIIAESVFEAVCTNPCKNSESSEAFFGVGGGHYAPKFTSLALEKDFAFGHMLPKYRADSIGPDTFAQAMEKNLGKVEKIILDKKGASGEQKETIRLLAKERGIEILGL; encoded by the coding sequence ATGCCTATGATACTCTTTTCGTCAAACGTGCCGGCCAGTGCCAACATAGCTTCATGGCTGCCAGGGCTGGGCTTCGAGCGCACTGATGAAAACAAGTGGATTTTTGAAAAAACAACGCTCCTCGATACTAAAGTGCAGAAAATCCTGGACGTCCCGACTGATTCCAAAACCGATTATTTCATCGTCCTTTCCCCGCACAGGAGCGAGGCCAACCTGCAGAGCCTCACGGTCCACATCCCGGGCAACTGGGACAGCGCTGAATTCGGCGGAAATCCCCGGACGCTCAACACCTCGTTCCCAAGCCTCCAGAAAGCCCTCCTGGCGAAGATGCACGGGAAAAACAAGGAATACGGACTCGGCTTCAACGTCAATTACGAAGTGGACCACCATGGCCCCACTATAGGAACGCCCATCCTGTTCGTGGAAATCGGGAGCTCGGAAACCGAATGGAAAAACCCGCTCGCGGGGAAAATAATAGCGGAATCTGTTTTCGAGGCGGTTTGCACGAACCCCTGTAAAAATTCCGAATCTTCAGAGGCGTTTTTCGGTGTTGGCGGAGGCCATTACGCCCCGAAGTTCACCTCCCTCGCGCTGGAAAAAGATTTTGCTTTCGGCCACATGCTGCCGAAATACCGCGCCGATTCAATCGGGCCGGACACGTTCGCGCAGGCGATGGAAAAGAACCTCGGGAAAGTGGAAAAGATAATTCTGGACAAGAAGGGCGCAAGCGGCGAGCAGAAGGAAACAATCCGCCTCCTTGCAAAGGAGCGCGGAATCGAAATCCTGGGGCTTTAA
- a CDS encoding phosphatase PAP2 family protein, whose protein sequence is MDTISMAIAGMDAGWLTALARAIDNEAMMIIVTLGLVLLTERRKTKVAKIVIAIGCAVLLATAIKEFVHTERPCVVQPGKVECPDSNSFPSGHTLVAFTVMLAFLNKPTFFIYLAYAVFVGFTRIYLGVHSFEDVAGSVGLAPFTYYMSEIAWNWMNRGKYEAGNKRK, encoded by the coding sequence ATGGACACCATCAGCATGGCTATTGCAGGAATGGACGCTGGCTGGCTCACTGCGCTGGCCAGGGCCATAGACAACGAGGCCATGATGATAATCGTGACCCTGGGGCTCGTGCTGCTCACCGAGAGGAGGAAAACCAAAGTCGCGAAGATAGTGATTGCGATAGGCTGCGCGGTGCTGCTGGCCACGGCGATAAAGGAATTCGTGCACACTGAACGCCCGTGCGTGGTGCAGCCAGGCAAGGTGGAGTGCCCGGACAGCAACTCGTTTCCGAGCGGCCACACGCTGGTTGCGTTCACGGTGATGCTCGCGTTCCTGAACAAGCCGACATTCTTCATATATCTCGCGTATGCGGTTTTCGTCGGGTTCACGAGGATATACCTGGGGGTGCACTCGTTCGAAGACGTTGCAGGGAGCGTGGGGCTCGCGCCTTTCACGTATTACATGAGTGAAATAGCGTGGAACTGGATGAACAGGGGAAAATATGAAGCTGGGAACAAGCGTAAATAG
- a CDS encoding ThiF family adenylyltransferase translates to MVGGIFSRNIGTVSRGEHGKLAKSRVGLVGLGGTGGAAFEILVRLGVGNFIIFDGDRFEITNFNRQIYAVDTNMGKLKVDAAARKAKKINPKVRVERRGEEINRTNVEMLEKCDVVLDCTDNVETRRMISSFCKRMKIPYVFCSAGGSMGMVSVFHRKNLDGVLGKVHEG, encoded by the coding sequence ATGGTCGGGGGCATATTTTCTAGAAATATAGGGACTGTCAGCAGGGGCGAGCATGGGAAGCTGGCAAAATCGCGCGTTGGATTGGTGGGATTGGGCGGAACAGGAGGCGCTGCGTTCGAGATATTGGTGAGGCTTGGTGTCGGGAATTTCATCATTTTTGATGGGGACAGGTTTGAGATCACGAATTTCAACAGGCAGATTTACGCGGTGGACACGAACATGGGGAAACTCAAGGTGGATGCCGCGGCGCGGAAGGCCAAGAAGATAAACCCGAAAGTGAGAGTGGAGCGGCGGGGCGAGGAGATTAACAGGACGAATGTTGAGATGCTTGAGAAATGCGATGTTGTGCTGGACTGCACGGACAACGTGGAAACGAGGCGGATGATTTCATCTTTCTGCAAGAGGATGAAGATACCGTACGTGTTCTGCTCTGCGGGAGGAAGCATGGGCATGGTGAGCGTTTTCCACAGGAAGAATCTGGATGGGGTTTTGGGAAAAGTGCACGAAGGGAA